In Helianthus annuus cultivar XRQ/B chromosome 8, HanXRQr2.0-SUNRISE, whole genome shotgun sequence, a single genomic region encodes these proteins:
- the LOC118480885 gene encoding uncharacterized protein LOC118480885: MVDIAGKSITGAVCFFRENGSSPSSGRDEVHWSESSRASCPTTSDLTGFRFLCFFFGGRVVIFSGRVLTNTAVMSGWRLQDYFMYLLACWGLGYQLIMYNPDAAMEVGGGGRRRRVEEKVLGFLWEKFYVFSKCGGKESLTQEDIDPCLHQKEVTQTFFNERF; encoded by the exons ATGGTTGACATAGCAGGGAAATCTATTActggtgctgtttgttttttcagag AGAACGGATCGTCACCGTCGTCGGGAAGAGATGAGGTCCACTGGAGTGAGTCAAGTCGTGCTAGTTGTCCGACAACATCTGATTTGACCGGGTTTCGCTTTCTCTGTTTCTTCTTTGGCGGTAGAGTGGTCATCTTTTCCGGTAGGGTTTTGACTAATACGGCGGTGATGAGCGGTTGGAGGCTGCAAGATTACTTCATGTATTTGCTTGCTTGTTGGGGTTTAGGCTACCAGTTAATAATGTACAATCCGGATGCTGCTATGGAGGTTGGCGGGGGTGGGAGGAGGAGAAGGGTGGAGGAGAAGGTGCTAGGGTTTTTATGGGAAAAGTTCTATGTGTTTTCAAAATGTGGAGGAAAAGAGAGTCTGACCCAAGAAGATATTGATCCATGTCTGCACCAGAAAGAGGTCAcacagaccttttttaatgaaaggttttga